The sequence below is a genomic window from Mytilus edulis chromosome 2, xbMytEdul2.2, whole genome shotgun sequence.
CCTATGCTGATCAATTACAATGGATGTCATGTAAGCTTTGATAACAGGACGTTTATATATTGTACATCGTCACACTTTAAAACCAGAATAAGACGACCACTTGGGATAACACCTCCTTCCCTCGGATCCATGAGCTCGTATCCAAGTTTTATTTCCTTTCTTCAACAGAACAACCGCACTTTGAGATGACGCTTTATGATCAGTAGAACTGTTAGCCTCGTCGTGAGTATAGGCTATTATCATAATTTCtattattcgagtgtcactgataaatatttggtaaaaacaacatgcacgtctggcgtatacaatatttagcctgatacctttgatgaaattttaattaGATATTCTTACAGTTGAAATGATAGAGTGACTTTCTTGTTCAAATATGTCTTGTAGGCTCATGTGTATACTTTCTTTAAGTCCTATGACAGAGATTGAAAAGTGGAAGTTGCAACTTAAAAGTAAATTCTAACCTTACCTTATATTTATATACCAATCCCAAGTCAGAATCCTCAACCGTGATTGTCTTTTTCATATCTTTGCATTTTTGATAATTAGTCATGATTACAAATCatcgggtttgtactaacatgaccAACACTAACGATGACACGTGtaaagcagaatctgcttacccttccagtgTCATCTAATGTcatccagtttttggtggggtttctGTTGCTCAggctttagttttccatgttatGTTGGtgggactgttgtttgtcttttgatcgttaTTCGCTTTTTACCCTTGACATGTATGACTAAGTTCGTTTTTGACTTCTGAGTTTGACAATCTTTGGTCGTTTTGATAACAATTGTTAACTTTATTCACAACTTTTTTAGACAGCAGTCTGTTTTTGAAGACCGTGTATGTACCTCTAAGACGTCTTTTGCTGTTTGTGTCTTTAGTTTGTCTACTCATTGAAGCATAACCCGCCTCCTCTTTTCAGATTAGTGTGTTGATGACGATTCAATCTTTTAAAGTAAGTACGAATATTCATCTGCTGAGGGACACTTATACTGATCAATTACAATGGATGTCATGTAAGCTTTGATAACAGGACGtttatatattgtacattgtCACATTTTAAAACCAGAAGACGACCACTTGGGATAACACCTCCTTCCCTCGGATCAATGAGCTCGTATCCAAGTTTTATTTCCTTTCTTCAACAGAACAACCGCACTTTGAGATGACGCTTTATGATCAGTAGAACTGTTAGCCTCGTCGTGAGTATAGGCTATGGTATTGCCATCTACAACATACTCGGTGTTGCACCAATTACCGGCTAGTGTTATTAATGTCCAAGAGAAACTATAAGTTCCATCTTGAGGACAGGTAAATACACCTGTGACGGGACTATAGGCTTGACCTTCGTTTGTCACTATGGTCTCAAACTTCACTGTGGCGAATGAAGCAAGATGTGTCTTATCTGTTGACATTCTGGCATGAAAAGCAATACGtctttctttgaaaaaaacaaacatttcagtGAACTGATGAGAATCAATCAATATTTCAATGTGGTTGATGTGTATGATATGATATGGTAGATTTTATGAATTATCACAGCTGATCAAAATAGATATCTATATACGTCAATCATGGTTTTATTTACTTTTCGTGAAGTTGCATAtcacttttatcatatatattaagATGTATTAATAAATGCAATAGCACATTTGATGGTTTTGATAGGGGTCCTATATTTCTATACTCTTTGATTTTCAggtaatttgtgtttttttctttctctatgatttttgccaattattctctatttttcatACTATAActattatctatactattaaacgagaagacctcattttgtgtgtcgcttctcttccttccataATAAaccaatcatcatgcctctgtgtcctataggtaacatgcaaagtcatccattcttatgattattcagattgcgTTATTTTGAGAGAAacacgacaaaaaaggagtccggatatgattccgtcatcagactgactatAAGTCATAGATATGATTTCCGGTTTGAGAACATGCataaatacaaccaatcgtatgatagataacaaaaatgaaaaataaataagccaatcagagcgttctccatataaTGGTGTTTAggtcgcaagaaccacaactattatacctccttatagaggacaattatttttcgcttttatctacatgtaaaccacgattatactactttaatatatagacactctctgtattctgtctactgttttctttgaaatgtttactatttaaggggtcataccggttgcatatatattaaaataagtaaaacatgtgacacaagtacaaccaatcgtatgatagataacaaaaatgaaaaataaataagccatttagagcgttctccatatcatggtgtttagatcgcagaATCACAACTATTCTACCTCCTTAGAGagaacaattatttttcgcgtttcataTATATCATGATCATGGTGTTTaaatcgcaagaaccacaactattatacctccttagagcggacaattatttttcgcgtttatctacatgtaaactacgattatactactttaatatatagagactctctgtattctgtcagggactttctatgttagtatagaaagtccctgattctgtctaatgtttctttgaaatgtttactatttaaggggtcataccacttacatatatatattaagataagtaaaacatgttcaacttcatctaaaactacctcgaccaaaaactttaacctgaagcgggacagacggatggacgtaCGACCGACCACCgttcaaattagccttagtcggtcttagttatttatacatgattcatatcctaccaatggcatgttaataaggctcttaaaagaaaaaagcactgatgggttgtcctagaagcatattttgtTAGACTCCTAATGGTCTATATacaagcagttacatttattacatgtttgaaacggtgcaaatttttaatttgatttaacgaagcattgtagcaaaggagaagaataattgtggtctgaggctaGAAACACGAAaatgaattgaatttaacagaaaggaaacaaataatggactttggaaaaagggagagggcttttggtgccttttatgaaattcttcatacataatatcttttacaaaaaatcatcctacaacagttcacaagctgtatgcccgcgatttcgcgggtgtgttctagtgaatATTTATGTGTGATTGTTGTCGAAAAGCTATTTTTCAAAGTTAAATGGTTATCATATCAACATGGGCAATACAGTTCCTCATTAATTCATTCATTTAATGTAAAGATATGCCGATATGCAGA
It includes:
- the LOC139510784 gene encoding complement C1q tumor necrosis factor-related protein 2-like; this encodes MSTDKTHLASFATVKFETIVTNEGQAYSPVTGVFTCPQDGTYSFSWTLITLAGNWCNTEYVVDGNTIAYTHDEANSSTDHKASSQSAVVLLKKGNKTWIRAH